One window of Ciona intestinalis unplaced genomic scaffold, KH HT000061.2, whole genome shotgun sequence genomic DNA carries:
- the LOC100178966 gene encoding cilia- and flagella-associated protein 206-like produces MSRAQAESVIKNIIREIVQECASKGHSLSETLVAFMVKAVVLDPQNEFNVDRTLTKDDVQKLIKYCVERLVDARSPSLDTIKMQVYFDMNYTSRKEFLDEHRRVLEARLTPVTREITDSRARTREELESLYRKIVSYVLLRSGLGSPTDIAVVREATAALQSVFPQTELGTFMSLTKRDKERQLQELTFIVSGIRLFNKECGKGGEGIDDLPGILNEAIPATTQNVDIEIQNSQQSAFRFTALVEHFQALDPPVLPNEIPVQLLKESLINVRQHEAFLRILLNDIIGCAQQVEMLVNQLGARMDQLQQTVQSKTAVPTAQVYPQFISISHLWTCFQDEMVLLSVLSNILASIEPFTRTQRDLFPEEILVPHLEGVVIKSDEQRIHETMGNRVNPDDFMDNPQLQWLFPETTKNYDRLLLQYRGCCGYTIIKHNRLLLPGNPDIGILQYQDKLYVFSSRSAAYEFAAYPDKAIALVAEAAKKSPELIQLLELHQQFAAISPYSQGEGRMIEKPVTKSDSGTQTDTHILEHNIVKNYEWNEWELRRKALKLANLRTRITKSMQTNLSNIRRDNETQVYLLKDQGAQTKRDGQSNVPRPQVFLAGLRGVRGIRTMVKMDLTRSVDEI; encoded by the exons ATGTCGCGAGCACAAGCCGAAAGTGTGATTAAGAATATTATTCGTGAAATTGTGCAAGAATGTGCAAGCAAAGGTCACAGTTTGTCGGAAACGCTTGTAGCCTTCATGGTAAAGGCAGTGGTCTTGGATCCTCAAAATGAGTTCAATGTTGATAGGACGTTAACGAAAGATGACGTTCAAAAACTAATAAAG TATTGTGTGGAAAGATTGGTTGACGCACGATCACCAAGTTTGGACACGATTAAAATGCAAGTCTATTTCGACATGAACTACACAAGCAGGAAGGAATTTCTCGACGAACATCGCCGTGTTTTAGAAGCCAGACTTACACCAGTCACCCGAGAGATCACTGATAGCAGAGCAAG GACAAGAGAAGAACTAGAAAGCTTATACAGGAAAATAGTTTCGTATGTTTTGTTACGTTCCGGGTTGGGATCGCCCACAGACATCGCTGTCGTCAGAGAAGCAACGG CTGCTCTTCAGAGCGTTTTTCCGCAAACTGAACTTGGAACGTTCATGTCGCTCACCAAGAGGGATAAGGAACGACAATTACAAGAACTCACGTTTATTGTGTCCGGTATTCGTCTGTTCAACAAGGAATGTGGGAAAGGAGGGGAAGGAATTGATGATT TGCCGGGAATCCTAAACGAAGCAATTCCAGCTACAACTCAAAACGTGGACatagaaatacaaaacagtCAGCAATCTGCGTTCAG GTTCACTGCATTAGTTGAGCACTTCCAAGCCCTGGATCcaccagtgttgccaaatgAGATTCCTGTCCAACTATTAAAGGAATCCCTGATTAATGTTCGGCAACACGAAGCATTCCTGCGTATTTTGCTG AACGATATCATTGGTTGCGCTCAACAAGTTGAAATGCTCGTCAACCAATTAGGAGCCAGGATGGATCAGCTACAACAAACTGTCCAATCAAAAACCGCCGTGCCAACTGCACAAGTATAC CCTCAGTTCATCAGCATCTCACACTTATGGACTTGCTTTCAAGATGAAATGGTCTTGCTCAGTGTGTTGAGTAATATCCTTGCAAGTATTGAACCTTTCACCAG GACACAGCGTGATTTGTTTCCTGAAGAGATCCTTGTTCCACATCTGGAAGGAGTTGTCATCAAATCTGATGAACAGAGGATCCATGAAACCATGG GCAACCGAGTAAATCCTGATGATTTTATGGACAATCCACAACTACAATGGCTGTTTCCTGAAACCACTAAAAATTACGACCGACTTTTGCTTCAATATCGTGGTTGTTGTGGTTATACCATCATCAAACATAACAGACTGCTGCTTCCAG GCAACCCAGACATTGGTATCCTTCAATACCAGGACAAGCTGTACGTGTTCAGTTCACGATCAGCAGCGTACGAGTTCGCAGCTTACCCTGATAAAGCAATCGCCCTTGTAGCCGAAGCTGCCAAAAAATCCCCAGAACTGATCCAACTTCTGGAGTTACATCAACAATTTGCTGCCATATCTCCTTATTCTCAG GGTGAAGGGCGTATGATTGAAAAACCAGTGACCAAATCTGACAGTGGTACGCAGACTGACACACATATACTTGAGCACAACATCGTGAAAAACTATGAATGGAACGAATGGGAGCTTAGAAGAAAAGCTCTTAAACTG gCAAATCTTCGAACCAGGATCACCAAGTCAATGCAGACGAATCTAAGCAACATTCGTCGAGACAACGAAACGCAAGTTTATCTTCTTAAGGATCAAGGGGCGCAAACGAAACGAGATGGACAGAGTAATGTGCCAAGACCACAG GTTTTCTTAGCAGGCTTGCGTGGAGTCCGGGGAATAAGAACAATGGTGAAGATGGACCTCACACGTTCTGTTGATGAAATATAA